One genomic region from Amphiprion ocellaris isolate individual 3 ecotype Okinawa chromosome 20, ASM2253959v1, whole genome shotgun sequence encodes:
- the LOC111578903 gene encoding protein Z-dependent protease inhibitor-like, whose amino-acid sequence MPKLKMAFIFILTYLCFLAPVHQAQLPNASISDLSLKNMDFAMNLYRRISSYHDKNIFFSPLSISTSFTTLLMASDGVTHEEILKGLNLEQLEADDQPELIPKLFKLLHENITQNGSLKLDQGMALFMRQHFEVKKTFEDQMKTFFDADIKAVDFADIERTISFINEYIKDKTEGKVTEMISNLNDAIQLLLVNTIFFQGTWQMPFNPNLTQSAPFYIDNYNIVQVPMMFKEDKFYTMQDVPLGARVLKLPYQEGISMLVLLPNKGTDYTVIDEEISGQKFLNWIKKLQKIKLEVNMPKFKMEQSYSLHKILPDIGMTSIFSVSANLTRLSKDGGLKVSEVLHKAVIEVDETGTTAAAATTVGIIPYSLPRTFTVNRPFFFFIYHEDTNCLLFMGRVIDPTKN is encoded by the exons ATGCCCAAACTGAAGATGGCCTTCATTTTCATCCTAACCTACTTGTGCTTCCTCGCTCCTGTCCACCAAGCACAACTTCCAAACGCCAGCATTTCAGATCTCTCTCTTAAAAATATGGACTTTGCCATGAACCTTTACAGACGAATATCCAGTTACCATGACAAGAATATCTTTTTCTCACCTCTGAGCATCTCCACCAGTTTCACTACACTTTTGATGGCTTCTGATGGTGTCACGCACGAGGAAATCCTGAAGGGACTCAACCTGGAGCAGCTGGAGGCAGACGACCAGCCAGAACTTATCCCGAAACTCTTTAAGCTGCTTCATGAGAACATCACACAGAACGGATCGCTGAAACTGGACCAAGGAATGGCCCTCTTTATGCGGCAACATTTTGAGGTCAAGAAGACGTTTGAAGACCAAATGAAGACGTTTTTTGATGCTGACATCAAAGCTGTAGACTTCGCTGACATAGAAAGGACCATCAGTTTTATTAATGAATACATCAAGGACAAGACTGAGGGTAAAGTTACAGAGATGATTTCTAACCTAAATGATGCCATCCAGCTCTTGCTAGTCAACACAATTTTCTTCCAGG GAACCTGGCAGATGCCTTTTAACCCCAATCTGACTCAAAGTGCCCCCTTCTACATTGACAACTATAATATTGTGCAAGTGCCAATGATGTTTAAGGAAGACAAATTCTACACGATGCAAGATGTTCCTCTCGGTGCCAGAGTGCTAAAGCTGCCGTATCAGGAAGGTATTTCCATGCTTGTCCTGCTACCCAACAAAGGAACGGACTACACTGTAATTGATGAAGAGATCAGTGGTCAGAAGTTCCTGAATTGgattaaaaagctgcaaaaaat CAAACTGGAAGTCAACATGCCTAAATTCAAGATGGAGCAGTCATACTCCCTGCACAAGATTCTACCAGACATAGGCATGACCAGCATCTTTAGCGTTTCAGCCAATTTGACAAGGCTCAGTAAGGACGGAGGCCTCAAAGTGTCAGAg GTGCTGCACAAGGCTGTGATTGAGGTGGATGAGACGGGGacaactgcagcagctgccACAACAGTCGGCATTATTCCCTACTCCCTACCGAGAACCTTCACTGTCAACAGgccattcttcttcttcatataCCATGAAGACACAAACTGCCTGCTGTTCATGGGCAGGGTGATTGACCCCACAAAGAACTAG
- the ddx24 gene encoding ATP-dependent RNA helicase DDX24 — MKVKKINPKNKRLSAGLKKPAKRSIDVKGKWKAVELDPSVFAEEGLEGLVCFEELTDYRLVDSEKAAAKAAKELKREKKKKAKKRKVSEGEEASESQEGENTTEPAKKKAKKKRKNKTAKESVQSDSASTEDVTQTDKAATEEGGQDEVANEDDAKDSAAISEQSAQSKTAKKNNKKKKKKSRQQKEQDTVPEEQPNQESPSDLQPLEKVKSSQEKVTKPPKKQAKNWTNAALCGSEDKNTDVSAWKDLFVPSPVLNALSSLGFGSPTPIQALVLPPAIRDRMDILGAAETGSGKTLAFGIPMIHTILEWKNSPEQTVDENTEPPAKVASLYLPDVDEATAEEDQEDNVEASEEEDEGAEDQIKEDSDKDGSAREETAEDDLLGCVPQIETAKFNSDEKPAGGQNQPLLGLVLTPTRELAVQVKHHIDAVAKFTDIKTAIVVGGMAQQKQRRMLKRRPEIIIATPGRLWDLIKERHPHLLNLRQLKCLVIDEADRMVERGHFAELESLLEMLSTTHFNPTRQTFVFSATLTMAHSLPTRLLQKKKKTLDKRSKLEILMEKVGIKSKPKVIDLTRKEATVETLTETQIHCQKDEKDFYLYYFLLQYPGRTMVFANSIDCIKRLNTLLVILDITPLPLHANMHQKQRLKNLERFAERESCVLLTTDVAARGLDIPNVQHVIHYQVPRTSETYVHRSGRTARATKEGLSLLLIGPDDMMNFKKIYKTLGKDEELPMFPIETKCMDAIKERVNLARKIENFEYHNSREKQHNSWFKQAAEALEVDLDDDLLLGNTRDEDADREQQKMVKGMKKHLKHLISQPIFKNVIKTKYPTQLGKLPLPDMPLARKESALTRVSIQKTQDLKKSVPSQQKKTRQKKKKKQQE; from the exons ATGAAGGTAAAGAAGATAAACCCGAAGAACAAGCGCCTCTCTGCTGGGCTAAAGAAACCAGCCAAACGGAGTATCGATGTGAAAGGCAAATGGAAAGCTGTTGAGCTTGATCCCAGTGTCTTCGCCGAGGAAGGTTTAGAGGGTCTGGTGTGCTTTGAAGAGCTGACAGATTACCGTCTGGTAGACAGTGAAAAGGCTGCAGCCAAAGCAGCAAAagaattaaaaagagaaaagaagaaaaaagcaaagaagagAAAAGTAAGTGAGGGCGAGGAGGCTTCAGAGAGCCAAGAGGGAGAGAACACAACTGAACCAGccaagaaaaaagccaaaaagaagaggaaaaataagACTGCAAAGGAATCAGTCCAATCAGATAGTGCTTCTACAGAAGATGTGACACAGACAGATAAAGCTGCCACTGAGGAGGGAGGACAGGATGAGGTAGCAAACGAAGACGATGCAAAAGATTCAGCCGCTATCTCTGAACAAAGTGCACAGTCAAAGACTGCaaagaagaacaacaaaaagaagaaaaagaaatccaGGCAGCAGAAAGAACAAGATACAGTCCCAGAAGAACAACCAAACCAGGAATCTCCATCAGATCTTCAGCCACTAGAAAAAGTAAAATCCAGCCAAGAAAAAGTGACAAAGCCCCCCAAAAAGCAGGCAAAGAACTGGACGAATGCTGCCCTTTGTGGTTCTGAAGACAAAAATACTGATGTGAGTGCATGGAAGGACCTGTTTGTTCCTTCTCCTGTGCTAAATGCCCTGAGCAGTCTTGGATTTGGTTCGCCCACTCCCATTCAAGCGCTGGTTTTGCCCCCAGCTATCAGGGATCGCATGGACATACTGGGAGCAGCTGAGACAG GAAGTGGGAAGACGCTGGCTTTTGGCATTCCTATGATCCACACCATCCTGGAGTGGAAGAACAGCCCAGAACAAACAGTTGATGAAAACACTGAACCACCCGCGAAGGTGGCGAGTTTGTATTTACCAGATGTAGATGAGGCCACAGCAGAAGAGGACCAGGAGGACAATGTGGAGGCTTCAGAAGAAGAGGATGAAGGCGCTGAAGATCAGATTAAAGAAGACTCAGATAAAGATGGCAGTGCCCGTGAAGAAACAGCTGAGGATGATCTGCTTGGTTGTGTTCCACAAATTGAAACTGCAAAATTTAATTCTGATGAAAAACCTGCTGGCGGTCAGAATCAGCCTCTTCTTGGCCTGGTCCTCACTCCCACCAGGGAGCTGGCTGTTCAGGTCAAACACCATATTGATGCTGTAGCTAAATTCACTG ACATCAAAACAGCCATAGTGGTTGGTGGAATGgcacagcagaaacagagacgGATGCTGAAGCGAAGGCCAGAGATCATTATTGCCACGCCGGGGCGATTGTGGGACCTAATCAAAGAAAGGCATCCGCATCTACTCAACCTCAGACAGCTCAA GTGCCTAGTCATAGATGAAGCTGATCGCATGGTCGAAAGAGGCCACTTTGCGGAGCTGGAGAGTCTGCTGGAGATGCTCAGCACCACACACTTCAATCCCACGAGGCAAACATTTGTGTTCTCTGCCACCCTGACGATGGCTCACAGTCTGCCCACCCGCCTCcttcagaagaagaagaaaactctGGATAAGAGGAGCAAGCTGGAAATCCTTATGGAGAAGGTGGGAATTAAATCCAAACCCAAAGTCATCGACCTCACTAGAAAGGAGGCCACCGTGGAGACTCTGACTGAGACACAGATCCACTGTCAGAAGGATGAGAAGGACTTCTACCTCTATTACTTCTTGCTCCAGTACCCTGGACGCACCATGGTGTTTGCCAACAGCATCGACTGTATCAAGAGACTGAACACCCTGCTGGTTATCTTGGACATTACTCCACTGCCTCTACACGCCAACATGCACCAGAAACAACGCCTCAAAAACCTGGAAAGGTTTGCTGAGAGGGAGAG TTGTGTTCTTCTGACTACTGATGTGGCAGCAAGAGGCCTGGACATCCCCAATGTTCAGCATGTTATTCACTACCAG GTTCCAAGAACATCTGAGACTTATGTCCATCGAAGCGGTAGAACAGCAAGAGCCACAAAAGAAGGTCTCAGTTTGCTGCTAATAGGCCCAGATGACATGATGAACTTCAAAAAGATCTACAAGACCCTTGGAAAGGACGAGGAGCTCCCCATGTTCCCCATAGAGACCAAATGCATGGACGCCATCAAG GAGCGAGTAAACTTGGCCAGAAAGATAGAAAACTTTGAGTATCACAACAGCAGGGAGAagcagcacaactcctggtTCAAACAAGCAGCAGAGGCTCTGGAGGTGGACCTGGATGATGATCTTTTACTTG GCAACACAAGGGATGAGGATGctgacagagagcagcagaagaTGGTAAAAGGCATGAAAAAGCATTTGAAGCATTTGATCTCTCAGCCTATATTCAAGAATGTGATTAAGACCAAGTACCCCACTCAGTTGGGAAAACTCCCCCTGCCAGACATGCCCCTAGCAAGGAAGGAAAGTGCCCTAACCAGAGTTTCAATCCAGAAAACACAGGATTTAAAGAAAAGTGTTCcatcacagcagaaaaaaacgaggcagaagaagaaaaagaagcagcaggagTAA
- the si:ch1073-416d2.4 gene encoding uncharacterized protein si:ch1073-416d2.4: MPLIRSIEQNRLPSCCHDNSETIPAHSPLSGPRLPGNSYTNPGKHPEETIDRLSDRPNVEQTAGRVSSSELLDGTSTDTMTTCSLPVLIDGSGSRPKVKVENGIRKVFVTQSDDNSHRQKEHVSQTPAATETSRRLREVGVHTLQRSLVLKKQAEMSEVDKRLALKRQEFKESVEAMAQRRSELEEKQQQTKEKVMKFEKFVAENELKRRQMLKTCEATREQNILKKREIEDLTEQLKQLRARKQVLKERMTKYKIYEDYLMKTLENFPGHYLDNGSESLVMPIIRRHETLSITHQELLQRLGRMEEQVEQGHRLLQNMKQEHSIKKLMASKEVSELQSELETLKEKNKQTEVNLQMEQGLSREKIEEVGRLLMAINNLAEQCYIPTYGPLESMNVLTMMDMVKECILDKADTQRRVRRLMESGSAMTSTTAATDKRGRGPLKTIRSKTQIKSSSKVSGKSETFS; the protein is encoded by the exons TCCCCGTTGTCTGGCCCGCGGTTACCAGGCAACAGCTACACAAATCCAGGAAAACATCCGGAGGAGACCATCGATCGTCTCTCCGATCGGCCGAACGTGGAGCAAACTGCAGGACGAGTTTCCTCATCAGAACTCCTGGACGGTACATCCACTGACACCATGACGACTTGCTCACTTCCGGTGTTAATAGACGGCAGCGGTTCTCGACCAAAAGTCAAAGTGGAAAACGGAATAAGAAAGGTTTTTGTAACACAGTCGGACGACAACAG tcacagacagaaagaacaTGTGAGCCAGACACCTGCAGCAACAGAG ACTTCAAGGAGACTTCGAGAGGTAGGAGTGCATACTTTGCAAAGGAGCCTGGTTCTGAAGAAACAGGCAGAGATGAGTGAAGTGGACAAGCGGCTTGCACTCAAACGGCAAGAGTTTAAGGAGAGTGTGGAGGCTATGGCTCAGAGAAGGTCTgagctggaggaaaaacaacagcag ACTAAAGAAAAAGTGATGAAATTTGAGAAGTTTGTGgctgaaaatgaactgaaacgACGTCAAATGCTGAAGACGTGTGAAGCAACACGGGAGcagaacattttgaaaaaaagagagatagaAGATTTGACAGAACAACTGAAACAACTTAGAGCCAG AAAGCAAGTATTAAAGGAGAGaatgacaaaatacaaaatctaTGAGGACTACCTGATGAAAACACTAGAAAACTTCCCAGGCC ATTACCTTGATAACGGGTCTGAATCTCTGGTGATGCCCATCATCCGCCGCCATGAGACCCTGTCCATCACCCACCaggagctgctgcagcgtctGGGCCGGATGgaggagcaggtggagcagGGCCACCGCCTGCTGCAGAACATGAAGCAGGAGCACAGCATAAAGAAGCTG ATGGCCAGCAAAGAAGTGTCTGAACTCCAGAGTGAGTTAGAAACCCTGAAGGAGAAGAACAAGCAGACAGAGGTTAACTTACAGATGGAGCAGGGCCTATCCAGAGAGAAG ATTGAGGAAGTGGGCAGATTACTTATGGCCATCAACAACCTTGCAGAACAGTGTTATATACCAACATATGGACCACTGGAGAGCATGAATGTGTTGACAATGATGGACATGGTGAAG GAGTGCATTCTGGACAAGGCGGACACACAGAGGAGAGTGAGGAGGCTGATGGAGTCGGGTTCTGCAATGACAAGTACGACAGCTGCGACAgacaaaagaggaagaggacCTTTGAAAACCATCAGaagtaaaacacaaatcaaaagTTCAAGCAAAGTCAGTGGAAAGAGTGAGACATTTAGCTGA
- the atxn3 gene encoding ataxin-3, producing the protein MFDRKLNMDSIFHEKQEGSLCAQHCLNNLLQGEYFTPVDLSSIAHQLDEEERMRMAEGGMASEEYRTFLQQPSGNMDDSGFFSIQVISNALRVWGLELILFNSREYQSLMINPINEKAFICNYKEHWFTIRKLGQQWFNLNSLLTGPELISDTYLALFLAQLQQEGYSIFVIRGNLPECEAEQILGIMRVQQQQRPRLIGEDEAQTSAGRPAALGQTEMGFGVEDEVVDEDEELKRALALSRQDIDVEDEEADLRRAIQLSMQGAVMSNKSSEYEVRNLKSGSQAAGSAAGGQREGQTETLTAEELRKRRQAYFDRQQQQAQSNIPQQPGAQSTGGSGSVNTGSEEDQQQKPSQ; encoded by the exons CAAGAGGGCTCCCTCTGTGCCCAGCACTGCCTCAACAACCTTTTGCAGGGTGAGTATTTTACTCCCGTGGATCTGTCCTCAATTGCTCATCAGCTTGATGAAGAAGAAAGGATGAGAATGGCGGAGGGAGGGATGGCCAGTGAGGAGTACAGGACCTTCTTACAG CAACCCTCTGGGAACATGGATGACAGTGGGTTCTTTTCAATACaa GTAATTAGTAATGCTTTGCGAGTGTGGGGCTTGGAGCTAATCCTGTTCAACAGTCGGGAGTACCAGAGTCTGATGATAAACCCAAT AAACGAGAAAGCATTTATTTGCAATTACAAGGAGCACTGGTTCACTATACGCAAACTTGGACAACAG tggTTTAACCTGAACTCACTGTTGACTGGACCAGAATTGATATCAGACACCTATCTAGCCCTTTTCCTTGCACAGTTACAACAAGAAG GCTATTCCATATTTGTGATCCGAGGTAACCTCCCAGAGTGTGAAGCAGAGCAGATACTTGGGATCATGagggtgcagcagcagcagcggcccAGGCTCATCGGAGAGGACGAGGCTCAAACAAGTGCAGG CAGGCCAGCAGCTCTGGGCCAGACAGAGATGGGCTTTGGTGTGGAGGATGAGGTtgtggatgaagatgaagagctGAAAAGAGCTCTGGCACTCAGCAGACAGGACATAGATGTGGAGGATGAAGAAGCTGATCTTCGCAGGGCCATACAGCTCAGCATGCAAG GAGCGGTGATGAGCAACAAGTCTTCAGAGTATGAAGTGCGAAATTTAAAATCAGGGAGCCAGGCAGCAGGGAGTGCTGCAGGAGGTCAGAGAGAAGGCCAGACTGAGACACTTACGGCTGAGGaactgaggaagaggagacaAGCCTACTTTGATCG GCAGCAACAACAAGCTCAGTCAAACATTCCTCAACAACCAGGCGCACAATCAACAGGCGGCTCAG GATCAGTGAACACTGGCTCTGAGGAGGACCAACAACAAAAGCCCAGCCAGTGA
- the LOC111578906 gene encoding ubiquitin thioesterase OTUB2, giving the protein MKMEDGSLVSDSEDISTLFSAQTPSAKHKDLSCQFSAVRKVRGDGNCFYRAFCFAHLESVLHNARALQRFKDKIVHSSKVLTSAGFDESSFRHHLNTVVNVVEQCQAQQQEDTLLRLFNEPVTSDGLVQYLRLLTSAHLQNHADFFCNFVEAPDLHVYCRQEVEAMAMECDHVDILALTQALDICIHIVSMEGDEQQLAHHIIPEGAEPSLYLLYQTSHYNILYPRPQL; this is encoded by the exons ATGAAG ATGGAGGACGGCAGCCTGGTTTCAGACTCTGAGGACATCTCTACGCTGTTCTCTGCGCAAACGCCGAGTGCCAAACACAAA GATTTAAGCTGCCAGTTCTCTGCCGTGAGAAAAGTGCGCGGAGACGGGAACTGTTTCTACAGAGCTTTCTGCTTCGCACACTTGGAGTCAGTCCTGCATAACGCCAGAGCTCTGCAGAG ATTCAAGGACAAGATCGTCCATAGCAGCAAAGTTTTGACTTCTGCAGGATTTGATGAGAGTTCCTTCAGGCACCACCTAAACACA GTTGTGAACGTGGTGGAGCAGTGCCAGGCCCAGCAGCAGGAGGACACGCTGCTCCGGCTCTTCAATGAACCCGTGACCTCTGACGGCCTGGTTCAGTATCTCAGGCTGCTCACCTCAGCGCACCTGCAGAACCACGCAGACTTCTTCTGCAACTTTGTGGAGGCGCCTGATCTACACGTCTACTGTCGCCAA GAAGTGGAGGCCATGGCGATGGAGTGTGACCATGTGGACATCTTGGCCCTGACACAAGCCCTGGACATTTGCATCCACATCGTCTCCATGGAGGGTGACGAACAGCAGCTGGCTCACCACATCATTCCAGAGGGAGCTGAACCATCCCTGTACCTCCTCTACCAAACGTCACATTATAACATTCTCTACCCACGACCTCAGCTCTGA